A DNA window from Nitrospira sp. contains the following coding sequences:
- a CDS encoding hypothetical protein (Evidence 4 : Unknown function but conserved in other organisms; MaGe:77308844), which yields MKNKLTIFDVSGPFREPREPVFSYDYSVQRANWATPHGIRVKVSIPDELDVLRERLLGPVTGSPGQQLVIGKVLSRTIADWKVKVADAEGMMVERRDVMLAPFVGPLSHLFQKIEGLFEQEKAAVREEIRKRVGL from the coding sequence ATGAAAAACAAGCTGACCATTTTTGATGTAAGCGGGCCGTTTCGCGAGCCACGCGAGCCGGTATTCTCGTACGATTATTCGGTGCAGCGTGCGAATTGGGCGACCCCGCATGGGATTCGGGTCAAGGTGTCGATTCCCGATGAGCTCGATGTGCTGCGGGAGCGGTTGCTTGGGCCAGTGACTGGGTCTCCTGGACAGCAACTGGTGATCGGGAAAGTGCTGTCTCGCACCATCGCCGACTGGAAAGTGAAGGTGGCCGATGCGGAAGGGATGATGGTGGAGCGGCGTGACGTCATGCTCGCGCCATTCGTCGGCCCGCTGAGCCATCTGTTTCAAAAAATTGAAGGGTTGTTCGAGCAGGAGAAGGCCGCGGTGCGGGAAGAAATCAGGAAACGGGTCGGGTTATAG
- a CDS encoding Sensor histidine kinase (MaGe:77308840) — protein MPDSEQPLHVPSTAGPGRIERRLSSAEPSGAADSGKPPRSSEPERKAPHLRPVWIVLILLIPSLALTFYYSQMAVPGGGEADSFLPTTSYAFVLLLLNLDLIGFVVLTLLLSRNLIKAYFERRHRLMGSGFRTKLIAAFIGFSLIPTILLAIVASGLVTKAVDVWFSDQIDRVMKDSYEVARMQHAGHIALAVNSARAIGQELFREDMLISEQRDLLIAAMARKRMEYGVAGIEVFSSKMETLTKALDADIPAGVLDLPVSQLVLQVINGKQEFTSVQEAQTGRLVRAGVPVAAGNNLGELAGVVVVEAYVPESLLTKMEGIGRQYEEYKQIKAMKNPIKAGAYLFVAVVTVMILFSATWFGFYVARSITVPIQRLAEATEAVAQGDLSVKIEAKATDEIGTLIESFNRMTGDLQGSKFKLEDANRSLRQTNVELDRRRAYIETVVETIAAGLLSIDRNGIVTTFNPSGERILGLEADRIRDRPANEVFKEFDLDLFQAVYDRMQADSRDDWSLEGQVDVQGKPVRIRLNGSRMRDEANKDLGFVLIFDDLTELIKAQKVAAWQEVARRVAHEIKNPLTPIQLSAQRLRKKFFEKSPDFDKIFDEATNVIVTEVGSLKHMVDEFSKFARLPAPQMARQSLHDVIEEVLTLYRPAHKDIEFNVELDEDLPMLNFDREQLKRVCVNLFDNAIQAMNHAGRVWVRTKYDTKRKRAVVSVADEGVGITPEDQEKLFVPYFTRKKTGTGLGLAIVRRIITDHDGQIQAGNNQPKGALFTFDLPV, from the coding sequence ATGCCGGATTCTGAACAGCCACTACATGTGCCGTCCACTGCCGGGCCTGGCAGAATAGAGCGACGCCTGTCTAGCGCAGAGCCATCCGGGGCTGCCGACTCCGGCAAGCCGCCCCGTTCCAGCGAGCCTGAGCGCAAAGCGCCCCATCTCCGTCCGGTCTGGATCGTCCTCATTTTACTCATTCCCAGTCTGGCGCTGACCTTCTACTATTCACAAATGGCGGTTCCCGGCGGGGGGGAAGCCGATTCGTTTCTGCCGACAACGAGTTATGCCTTTGTCCTGCTCCTTCTGAATCTCGATTTGATCGGCTTCGTCGTGCTGACGTTGCTGCTCTCGCGCAACCTGATCAAAGCCTATTTTGAGCGGCGGCACCGGCTGATGGGGTCGGGATTTCGCACGAAACTCATCGCGGCCTTCATCGGCTTTTCGCTGATCCCGACGATTTTGCTGGCGATCGTGGCGAGTGGATTAGTCACCAAAGCGGTCGATGTCTGGTTCAGCGATCAGATCGACCGGGTGATGAAGGATTCGTACGAAGTGGCGCGCATGCAGCATGCCGGGCATATCGCGCTCGCGGTCAATAGCGCGCGCGCCATTGGGCAGGAACTGTTTCGCGAGGACATGCTGATATCCGAGCAGCGCGACTTATTGATCGCGGCGATGGCGCGCAAGCGGATGGAGTATGGCGTGGCGGGCATCGAGGTGTTTTCATCGAAGATGGAGACGCTGACCAAAGCGCTCGATGCGGACATTCCCGCCGGAGTGCTGGATCTTCCAGTCAGTCAGCTGGTGCTGCAAGTCATCAACGGGAAGCAGGAGTTCACTTCGGTGCAGGAGGCGCAGACTGGTCGGCTAGTGCGGGCCGGGGTGCCGGTCGCAGCTGGGAATAATCTCGGCGAACTGGCCGGAGTCGTCGTTGTCGAGGCCTATGTGCCGGAATCGTTGCTCACGAAGATGGAAGGCATCGGGCGGCAATACGAAGAGTATAAGCAGATCAAGGCGATGAAGAATCCGATCAAGGCCGGCGCCTACCTTTTTGTGGCGGTTGTGACGGTGATGATTCTCTTCAGCGCCACCTGGTTTGGGTTTTATGTCGCGCGCAGTATTACGGTGCCGATTCAGCGCCTGGCCGAAGCCACCGAGGCGGTGGCGCAAGGGGATCTGTCGGTGAAGATCGAGGCCAAGGCAACGGACGAAATCGGGACGCTGATCGAGTCGTTCAACCGGATGACGGGTGACTTGCAAGGCAGCAAGTTCAAGCTGGAAGATGCCAACCGCTCGCTGCGGCAAACGAACGTCGAACTGGACCGCCGCCGGGCATACATCGAAACCGTGGTGGAGACGATTGCCGCCGGCTTGCTCTCGATTGACCGGAATGGGATCGTCACAACCTTCAATCCTTCGGGAGAGCGGATTCTCGGGCTCGAGGCCGATCGGATTCGCGATCGTCCGGCCAATGAGGTCTTCAAGGAATTCGACCTCGACCTGTTTCAGGCCGTCTACGACCGGATGCAGGCCGATAGCCGGGACGACTGGTCGTTGGAAGGCCAGGTGGATGTGCAGGGGAAGCCGGTGCGGATTCGCCTCAATGGCTCGCGCATGCGAGATGAGGCCAATAAGGATTTGGGGTTCGTGCTGATTTTCGACGACCTGACGGAATTGATCAAGGCGCAGAAAGTCGCGGCCTGGCAGGAAGTCGCCCGCCGGGTGGCGCACGAGATCAAAAACCCGCTCACGCCGATTCAGCTCTCGGCCCAGCGGTTGCGCAAGAAGTTTTTCGAGAAGTCGCCGGATTTCGACAAGATCTTCGACGAGGCTACTAATGTGATTGTGACGGAAGTGGGCAGCTTGAAGCATATGGTGGACGAGTTCTCGAAGTTCGCCCGCCTGCCGGCTCCGCAGATGGCCCGGCAATCGTTGCACGATGTGATCGAGGAGGTGCTCACGCTCTATCGCCCGGCGCACAAGGACATCGAATTCAACGTTGAGCTGGACGAGGACCTTCCGATGCTCAACTTTGACCGTGAGCAATTGAAGCGGGTCTGTGTGAATTTGTTCGACAATGCCATTCAAGCGATGAATCATGCGGGGCGGGTTTGGGTCCGCACGAAGTACGACACGAAGCGCAAACGAGCGGTCGTGAGCGTGGCCGACGAAGGCGTAGGAATTACGCCCGAAGATCAAGAGAAGCTGTTTGTGCCATACTTCACGAGGAAGAAGACCGGAACGGGGCTGGGGCTGGCCATTGTCCGCCGGATCATTACGGATCATGACGGCCAGATTCAGGCTGGCAATAATCAGCCGAAAGGCGCGCTGTTCACGTTCGATTTGCCGGTGTAG
- a CDS encoding hypothetical protein (Evidence 4 : Unknown function but conserved in other organisms; MaGe:77308841), with product MAEQEEGFVVRDRRGGGSEAAAKAADPSDSHKPALSEPDAAQQAPAFPVTFSSFVISLGSSSLMLMGETLDPQQQAIPVNLPQAKEIIDLLSVLEEKTKGNLTSEEQTVLRDMLYALRMKYVSLSSGK from the coding sequence ATGGCGGAGCAGGAAGAAGGATTTGTCGTTCGAGACCGGCGTGGCGGGGGCAGCGAGGCCGCCGCGAAAGCTGCCGATCCAAGCGATTCGCACAAGCCGGCGCTGTCGGAGCCGGATGCGGCGCAGCAGGCGCCTGCCTTCCCTGTGACGTTCTCTTCTTTTGTCATTTCGCTGGGTTCGTCGTCGCTGATGCTGATGGGGGAGACCCTGGACCCACAGCAACAGGCTATTCCCGTCAATCTTCCGCAAGCTAAAGAAATTATCGATTTACTCTCCGTGCTCGAAGAGAAAACCAAAGGGAATCTCACCTCGGAAGAGCAGACGGTCTTACGGGACATGCTCTACGCGCTTCGCATGAAATACGTATCCCTCTCGTCCGGCAAATAG
- a CDS encoding Nitrogen assimilation regulatory protein NtrX (MaGe:77308839), with translation MSASILVVDDETAILTSLRSILEDEGYDVTVASSGAEALKLYTTDPPDLMMLDIWMPELDGLETLKRVKGFVPTAQVIMMSGHGSIETAVRAIKLGAYDYIEKPLSLENVTLRVKHALDQYRLEQENRTLKTKVLKKFELVGQSPVMQQLRQLIETAGPTNSRVLIGGENGTGKELVARAIHTHSARAEHPFVAVNCAAIPETLIESELFGHEKGSFTGATSMKRGQFEQADGGTLFLDEIADMSLATQAKVLRALQEQQFTRVGGGKLMKVDVRVLAASNKDLEKEIAKGTFREDLYYRLNVVPIIVPPLRERREDIAALVRHFMKIHAEEQGLRIKEVTPEAMTVFQQYEWPGNIRELRNLIERLMIMVPGAVIDAPQAGLSLQGRGSSQGAAASAQGNSPLLTKSYESLRDARNAFEKDYIGRKLREHHWNISRTAEDLQIERSHLHRKIKLLEVEMRPEV, from the coding sequence ATGTCTGCATCGATCTTAGTCGTCGACGACGAAACCGCCATCTTAACGTCCTTGCGCAGCATTCTTGAGGACGAAGGTTATGACGTCACCGTGGCGAGCAGCGGGGCCGAAGCGCTGAAGCTGTATACGACCGATCCGCCCGATCTCATGATGCTGGACATTTGGATGCCAGAATTGGACGGATTGGAGACTCTGAAGCGGGTGAAAGGATTTGTGCCGACGGCGCAAGTGATCATGATGTCGGGGCATGGCTCCATCGAGACGGCGGTCAGGGCGATCAAGCTGGGCGCCTACGACTATATTGAAAAGCCGCTGTCGCTGGAGAACGTCACGCTTCGAGTCAAACATGCATTGGATCAATACCGCTTAGAGCAGGAAAACCGGACGCTCAAGACGAAAGTGCTAAAAAAGTTTGAGCTGGTCGGCCAGTCGCCGGTCATGCAGCAGTTGCGGCAATTGATCGAGACCGCTGGCCCGACCAACAGCCGGGTCTTAATCGGCGGCGAAAACGGGACGGGGAAAGAATTAGTCGCCCGTGCGATTCATACCCACAGCGCCAGGGCGGAGCATCCGTTTGTGGCGGTCAACTGTGCGGCCATTCCCGAGACATTGATCGAAAGCGAATTGTTTGGGCATGAGAAGGGGTCGTTTACCGGCGCCACCTCCATGAAGCGGGGGCAGTTCGAGCAGGCCGACGGCGGCACGCTGTTTCTGGATGAGATTGCCGATATGAGTTTGGCCACGCAAGCCAAGGTGTTGCGGGCGCTCCAAGAGCAGCAGTTCACCAGAGTCGGCGGCGGCAAGTTGATGAAAGTGGATGTGCGAGTGTTGGCGGCGTCGAATAAGGATCTGGAAAAAGAAATCGCCAAGGGCACGTTTCGCGAGGACTTGTATTACCGGCTGAATGTCGTGCCGATCATTGTGCCGCCGTTGCGGGAACGTCGCGAGGATATTGCCGCGCTGGTCCGGCATTTTATGAAGATTCATGCCGAGGAGCAGGGCCTGCGCATCAAGGAGGTGACGCCTGAAGCCATGACGGTGTTTCAGCAGTACGAATGGCCTGGCAACATTCGCGAATTGCGCAATCTCATCGAACGGCTGATGATCATGGTGCCGGGGGCGGTGATCGATGCGCCGCAGGCGGGGCTGTCGCTGCAGGGGCGGGGAAGCAGCCAGGGCGCGGCAGCCAGTGCCCAGGGGAACAGCCCGTTACTCACGAAATCCTACGAGTCGCTGCGCGACGCCAGGAATGCATTTGAGAAAGACTATATCGGTCGGAAGTTGCGCGAGCATCACTGGAATATTTCGCGGACGGCCGAAGATCTTCAGATCGAACGCAGCCATCTTCACCGCAAGATTAAGTTGTTGGAAGTAGAGATGCGTCCGGAAGTTTAG
- a CDS encoding hypothetical protein (Evidence 5 : Unknown function; MaGe:77308848) has protein sequence MPIPSGPATNNQDLVEQLKGPVFVDPLEKYKKYGKIDSFIAVAWHPHANEVWVVRRNPISLKDAEARVLTACNKAMGGNCSIAASGGGISVVVLYIDDILTDVTWDESYTNALRKAKEKNNCSNEDWNTKCKPKAYSNLEKIIDPKEIEFKGDTTESDFPTGKVTRR, from the coding sequence ATGCCCATTCCATCGGGGCCAGCGACAAATAATCAAGACTTGGTAGAACAACTGAAAGGACCTGTCTTTGTGGATCCCTTAGAGAAGTACAAGAAGTATGGGAAGATAGACAGCTTTATTGCGGTTGCATGGCATCCACATGCAAACGAAGTATGGGTGGTTCGCCGTAATCCGATCTCACTCAAAGATGCCGAAGCGCGCGTGCTTACCGCATGCAATAAAGCCATGGGCGGTAATTGCAGCATTGCGGCATCGGGGGGAGGGATATCAGTGGTTGTGTTATACATTGACGATATACTAACGGATGTCACTTGGGATGAGTCTTATACAAATGCGTTACGCAAAGCCAAGGAGAAGAATAATTGTAGCAATGAGGATTGGAACACCAAATGCAAACCTAAGGCTTATAGCAACTTGGAAAAAATAATTGATCCGAAGGAAATTGAGTTTAAAGGAGATACTACAGAAAGCGATTTCCCTACAGGCAAGGTGACTAGGCGCTAG
- a CDS encoding Ferrochelatase (MaGe:77308846) has protein sequence MADANGPVAVLLMAMGGPDSLDNVEPFLLDVRGGRPTPPELVEEIRARYRATGGKSPAPGITQEVAKKLERRLNESESGQFRVYVGLRHWHPFIKETYAELLADAPGQVIGLCMAPQQSSLSTGAYRKKVEEARAALQSACAVSYVGSWNRHPQLIAAMVENIRQGLLKFPADLRAQVPILFTAHSLPERIVAMNDPYPDEVTGTVEAITARLGQQPSRFAYQSQGRSSEPWLGPTVESALDALHRDGHRHVLVAPIGFICDHVETLFDIDIELKQRAANLGMQLERMPMLNADSALIETLVSVIDAHQSSLASHP, from the coding sequence ATGGCGGATGCAAACGGTCCGGTCGCGGTTCTGCTCATGGCGATGGGAGGACCCGACTCCCTCGATAACGTCGAGCCGTTCCTGCTGGATGTCCGCGGCGGGCGTCCGACTCCTCCTGAACTGGTCGAGGAAATTCGCGCGCGCTATCGCGCCACCGGCGGAAAGTCGCCCGCGCCCGGCATTACGCAAGAGGTTGCCAAGAAGCTCGAACGGCGATTGAACGAGTCTGAATCTGGACAGTTTCGGGTCTATGTCGGATTGCGGCATTGGCATCCCTTTATCAAGGAGACCTATGCCGAGTTGCTCGCCGATGCGCCTGGACAGGTCATTGGCCTCTGCATGGCGCCGCAGCAATCTTCGCTGAGCACCGGGGCCTATCGCAAAAAAGTGGAAGAAGCGCGAGCGGCTCTTCAAAGCGCCTGCGCGGTGAGTTATGTGGGGAGCTGGAACCGGCATCCTCAACTGATTGCCGCGATGGTCGAGAATATCCGGCAAGGGCTGCTGAAGTTTCCCGCCGACCTTCGCGCGCAGGTGCCGATTCTCTTCACGGCTCACAGCCTGCCGGAGCGGATTGTGGCCATGAACGATCCCTATCCCGATGAAGTGACAGGCACGGTCGAGGCCATTACGGCCCGCTTAGGCCAGCAGCCGTCGCGGTTCGCTTATCAGAGTCAGGGGCGGTCGAGCGAACCCTGGTTGGGGCCGACGGTGGAGTCTGCGCTGGACGCGCTGCACCGGGACGGCCATCGGCATGTACTGGTCGCTCCCATCGGCTTCATTTGCGATCATGTGGAAACGCTGTTCGATATCGATATTGAGCTGAAGCAGCGGGCGGCGAACCTGGGGATGCAGCTGGAGCGGATGCCCATGCTCAACGCCGATTCGGCACTGATCGAGACTCTGGTATCGGTCATCGATGCGCATCAATCCTCACTGGCCAGTCATCCGTGA
- a CDS encoding Protoporphyrinogen oxidase (MaGe:77308845), with translation MTAPRTIVIVGGGISGLATAFSLQERATAAGQSIRCVLLEAGSSWGGKIVTHRIGELTTEAGPDSFLSQKPAALELCRKLGLTDQLINTNDTAKRAFVLSRGRLHELPEGLITFVPKQLGPFLRSGLLSWSGLARMGLDVVVPRGPSDGDESLASFFRRRFGSQAFERVLEPLMAGIYAGDAEQMSVKATFPRFVELEQEYGSIIRGMMAAKKKQPPAPVGGAKRTMFVSLRNGLGDLVTALTARLAQQGVELRANCQVEALRVRSHQLGRWMYDLILNDGSALSAEALVLATPAYVSAELLRPLTPIAGGLLDLIPYASTATVAMAFPAQAVAGLVEGFGFIVPRAEARDLIAATWTSLKWPHRAPAGQVLVRCYVGGVGREAILKLSDEQLVAKIRADLAALCGITAEPGYVEVNRWWKAMPQYTLGHLDRLAQLDAALSRYGGLVLTGAAYRGVGIPDCIRDGAIAAEKVTSHLFMSRDAALSG, from the coding sequence GTGACCGCTCCACGCACAATCGTCATCGTCGGCGGCGGCATCTCGGGGCTGGCCACGGCGTTCTCTCTTCAGGAGCGAGCTACCGCAGCCGGACAGTCTATTCGCTGCGTCCTGTTGGAGGCTGGATCGTCCTGGGGCGGCAAGATCGTCACGCATCGTATCGGCGAGCTGACCACCGAAGCCGGGCCGGATTCATTCCTCTCGCAAAAGCCGGCGGCGCTTGAGCTCTGTCGGAAGCTCGGCCTGACCGATCAACTGATCAATACCAATGACACCGCGAAGCGGGCGTTTGTCCTCTCGCGTGGGCGGCTGCATGAATTGCCCGAAGGGCTCATCACCTTCGTGCCGAAACAGCTGGGGCCGTTTCTCCGGAGCGGTCTGCTGAGTTGGTCTGGGCTGGCGCGTATGGGGCTGGATGTGGTGGTGCCGCGCGGTCCTTCTGATGGCGATGAATCGCTCGCGTCGTTTTTTCGGCGTCGGTTCGGGTCGCAGGCCTTCGAGCGTGTGCTGGAGCCGCTCATGGCTGGAATTTATGCCGGCGATGCGGAGCAGATGAGTGTGAAGGCCACGTTCCCTCGCTTTGTTGAGTTAGAGCAGGAGTACGGCAGCATTATTCGTGGCATGATGGCGGCCAAGAAAAAACAGCCACCTGCTCCGGTCGGCGGAGCCAAACGTACCATGTTCGTCAGTTTGCGCAATGGGCTGGGCGATCTGGTAACGGCGTTGACGGCGCGGCTCGCGCAGCAAGGCGTGGAATTACGCGCCAACTGCCAGGTCGAGGCGTTGCGAGTGCGGTCTCATCAGCTCGGCCGCTGGATGTACGATCTCATTCTCAATGATGGGTCGGCGCTCTCAGCGGAGGCGCTGGTTCTAGCAACACCGGCCTATGTGTCGGCTGAGCTGCTGCGTCCATTGACGCCAATTGCCGGCGGATTGCTGGATCTCATTCCCTATGCGTCGACTGCGACGGTCGCGATGGCTTTTCCGGCGCAGGCCGTCGCGGGTCTGGTGGAAGGGTTCGGTTTTATTGTCCCGCGCGCGGAGGCTCGGGATCTGATTGCGGCAACCTGGACATCGCTGAAGTGGCCTCATCGGGCGCCGGCCGGTCAGGTGTTGGTGCGCTGTTATGTCGGCGGAGTGGGACGGGAGGCGATTCTGAAACTCAGCGACGAGCAACTGGTTGCGAAGATCCGCGCGGATCTCGCCGCGCTCTGCGGTATTACGGCCGAGCCGGGCTATGTCGAAGTGAATCGCTGGTGGAAGGCGATGCCGCAATATACGCTGGGGCATCTCGACCGGCTGGCACAACTCGATGCCGCCTTAAGCCGGTACGGCGGGTTAGTGCTGACGGGAGCAGCCTATCGCGGCGTGGGCATTCCCGATTGTATTCGCGATGGCGCCATTGCGGCGGAAAAGGTGACTAGTCATCTATTCATGTCCCGCGATGCCGCGTTGTCCGGCTAG
- a CDS encoding hypothetical protein (Evidence 4 : Unknown function but conserved in other organisms; MaGe:77308843), protein MSDEQSPYREGQRAGAHPLVVVFAILLGLWLFVALIVPSSRNKQATGTEGPTVSVVEDPEATPVIYKVQASIPDINLVALVVPPEATDSQVAGLLRQLKNERLAGTLSDHIPATTPGHQLGDHAIADIYVFSDKQYAVPEALKTLALGAHAPGTLIPRAIPFEVTMEEVRGHYRIDLSDTGAPDKGSLGYTDDSGVHSKRYRSIF, encoded by the coding sequence ATGAGCGATGAACAAAGCCCCTACCGAGAAGGCCAACGCGCCGGCGCCCACCCGCTCGTAGTGGTCTTCGCCATCTTGCTAGGGCTCTGGCTGTTTGTGGCCTTAATCGTGCCTAGCTCGCGCAACAAACAAGCAACCGGGACGGAAGGGCCTACCGTATCGGTCGTGGAAGATCCCGAAGCGACACCGGTCATTTACAAAGTCCAGGCCAGCATCCCAGACATCAACCTCGTCGCGCTTGTGGTCCCGCCGGAAGCCACCGACAGCCAAGTGGCCGGGCTCTTACGGCAGCTGAAGAACGAACGACTGGCCGGCACGCTGAGCGATCATATTCCGGCGACGACACCGGGGCACCAGCTCGGCGATCATGCGATCGCCGACATCTATGTATTTTCCGACAAGCAATATGCCGTACCGGAAGCGCTCAAGACGTTGGCGCTCGGCGCCCATGCACCCGGCACACTCATCCCGCGAGCGATTCCATTTGAGGTGACGATGGAAGAAGTGCGCGGCCACTACCGGATCGACCTCAGCGATACCGGCGCGCCGGATAAAGGCTCACTGGGTTACACGGACGATTCTGGCGTCCACTCCAAGCGGTATCGATCCATTTTCTAA
- a CDS encoding Uroporphyrinogen decarboxylase (MaGe:77308847): protein MNDRFLKACRREPVDCTPVWFMRQAGRYMAEYRALRAKHSMLDLCKTPELAAQVTLQPIDRFPLDAAIIFADILLPLEPMGLSLEFAEGEGPVIHNPVRDRAAVERLKVVDGSELDYVAEAIRQARRALNGRVPLIGFAGAPFTLASYAIEGGGSRNYLYTKQMMYSDPASWHKLMDKFARVITGYLRRQIQAGAQAIQLFDSWVGCLSAGDYAEYVKPHVQLIFEGLKYEGVPLIHFGTGTTAILRQMREAGGDVIGVDWRIHLDEAWAMIGHDRAVQGNLDPLVLHAPLHEIERRVEDILRRAGNRPGHIFNLGHGILPTTPVDHVAATIDMIHKLSQR, encoded by the coding sequence ATGAATGACCGATTTCTCAAAGCCTGCCGGCGCGAGCCGGTCGATTGCACGCCGGTGTGGTTCATGCGCCAGGCTGGGCGGTACATGGCTGAATATCGCGCATTGCGGGCCAAGCATTCTATGCTGGATTTGTGCAAGACGCCTGAACTGGCCGCGCAAGTCACCCTGCAGCCGATCGATCGCTTTCCGCTCGATGCCGCTATTATTTTTGCCGACATCCTTCTGCCCTTGGAACCGATGGGGCTGAGCCTGGAGTTTGCCGAAGGGGAAGGGCCGGTGATTCACAATCCGGTCCGAGACCGTGCGGCGGTTGAGCGATTGAAAGTCGTGGACGGCAGTGAACTGGACTATGTCGCCGAAGCGATTCGACAGGCGCGCCGCGCATTAAATGGACGTGTGCCGCTTATCGGATTTGCCGGCGCGCCGTTTACGCTGGCGAGTTATGCGATTGAGGGCGGTGGATCGCGGAACTATCTCTATACCAAGCAGATGATGTACAGCGATCCCGCAAGCTGGCACAAGCTCATGGACAAGTTCGCGCGGGTGATTACCGGCTATCTCCGCCGCCAGATCCAGGCCGGGGCGCAAGCGATTCAATTGTTCGACAGCTGGGTCGGCTGCCTGTCGGCGGGGGATTACGCCGAGTATGTGAAACCTCACGTGCAATTGATTTTCGAGGGGCTCAAGTACGAGGGCGTTCCGCTCATCCACTTCGGCACTGGCACCACGGCGATTCTTCGGCAGATGCGCGAAGCGGGCGGCGATGTGATCGGCGTCGATTGGCGCATCCATCTTGATGAAGCCTGGGCGATGATCGGACATGATCGCGCGGTACAGGGGAATCTCGATCCGCTGGTCCTGCATGCCCCGCTGCATGAAATCGAACGCCGGGTGGAAGACATTTTGCGGCGGGCCGGCAACCGGCCAGGACATATATTCAATCTCGGTCACGGCATCCTTCCGACGACTCCGGTCGATCATGTGGCGGCGACGATCGACATGATCCACAAACTCAGCCAACGCTAA
- a CDS encoding hypothetical protein (Evidence 5 : Unknown function; MaGe:77308849): MSANSKCNTTSPVGLRCCRANERLYASTETIYAALYVLPRGTLRQARKARRPRARGTDRRDHIPTMTSIAARPVEINARTVPSHWEGDRLKGSRNGSVLAPWWSERPAWSS; the protein is encoded by the coding sequence TTGAGTGCTAACTCTAAGTGCAATACGACAAGCCCGGTTGGGCTAAGGTGTTGCCGTGCGAACGAACGGCTATACGCCTCGACGGAAACCATCTACGCGGCCTTGTATGTGCTGCCACGTGGCACGCTGCGTCAGGCGCGCAAGGCGCGCCGCCCTCGAGCGCGAGGGACGGATCGACGCGACCACATCCCGACCATGACGTCAATTGCTGCGCGCCCGGTCGAAATCAACGCACGAACGGTGCCGAGCCACTGGGAAGGCGACCGCCTCAAAGGGAGCCGAAACGGCTCGGTGTTGGCACCTTGGTGGAGCGAACGCCCCGCCTGGTCCTCCTAG
- a CDS encoding Nucleoside triphosphate pyrophosphohydrolase (MaGe:77308842), translating into MSERFSQLIDLMAALRAPNGCPWDRKQTHESLKPYLLEEAYEVLETIDHQDMTKLKEELGDVLLQVVFHSQIAAEAGTFTIDDVVDQLAAKLVRRHPHVFGGQDAAAKKPANGEQVLSQWEEIKRAERQAAGGAQSALDGVPKALPALLRAYQVQARASRVGFDWSHDATGLADVFNKIAEETGELQAALAAEASSPSAARHDDVVGELGDLLFSLVNLARFLKVNPEDALRLSTNRFADRFILVEAQAAEQQRSLSGMTAAELDGLWEQAKQRLREAAIQPDSLIETKDLPS; encoded by the coding sequence ATGTCTGAACGTTTTTCACAATTGATCGATCTTATGGCGGCACTTCGGGCCCCGAACGGATGCCCATGGGATCGGAAGCAAACGCACGAATCGCTGAAGCCCTATCTGCTGGAAGAGGCCTACGAAGTCCTGGAGACGATCGACCACCAAGACATGACCAAGCTCAAGGAAGAGCTCGGCGATGTCCTGCTTCAAGTCGTGTTTCACAGTCAGATTGCCGCCGAAGCCGGCACCTTCACGATCGACGATGTCGTCGATCAACTCGCCGCGAAACTCGTGCGGCGGCACCCGCATGTGTTCGGCGGCCAGGACGCGGCGGCGAAGAAGCCAGCCAATGGCGAACAAGTCCTAAGCCAGTGGGAAGAGATCAAGCGGGCCGAACGCCAGGCGGCCGGCGGTGCGCAGTCCGCCTTAGACGGCGTCCCCAAAGCGCTCCCCGCGTTGCTCCGCGCCTATCAAGTGCAAGCCCGCGCGTCGCGGGTAGGGTTCGACTGGTCGCACGATGCCACGGGGCTGGCCGACGTCTTCAACAAGATTGCGGAGGAAACTGGCGAGCTGCAAGCCGCCCTCGCGGCAGAGGCCTCATCCCCATCCGCCGCACGCCATGACGACGTCGTGGGCGAGCTCGGCGATCTTCTCTTTTCTCTCGTCAACCTGGCCCGGTTTCTCAAGGTCAATCCCGAAGACGCGCTGCGGCTGTCCACCAACCGGTTTGCAGACCGGTTCATTCTCGTGGAAGCCCAGGCGGCCGAACAACAACGTTCGCTCTCTGGCATGACCGCGGCCGAATTGGACGGACTCTGGGAGCAGGCCAAGCAGCGGCTTCGCGAAGCCGCGATACAGCCGGACTCACTGATCGAGACAAAGGATCTTCCTTCATGA